A genomic region of Melopsittacus undulatus isolate bMelUnd1 chromosome 5, bMelUnd1.mat.Z, whole genome shotgun sequence contains the following coding sequences:
- the TMBIM4 gene encoding protein lifeguard 4, with the protein MAAMAEQQYPRSSIEDDFNYGSSVASASVHIRMAFLRKVYSILSIQVLLTTVTSAIFLYCTGVQAFVHERPALLLVSGLGSLAVVVALTLYRHQHPVNLYLLFGFTLLEALTVAIAVSFYDVSIVLQAFILTAAVFLGLTAYTLQSKRDFSRFGAGLFTCLWILILSGFLRLFFYSETIEVVFAAAGALLFCGFIIYDTHLLMHKLSPEEYILAAINLYLDIINLFLHLLRFLEAFNKK; encoded by the exons ATGGCGGCGATGGCGGAGCAGCAGTACCCGCGGAGCTCCATCGAAGATGACTTCAATTATGGCAGCAGCGTGGCTTCGGCCAGCGTTCACATCCGCATGG CTTTTCTGCGGAAAGTCTACAGCATCCTTTCCATTCAAGTTCTTCTGACCACAGTAACATCAGCAATTTTTCTGTACTGTACTGGAGTGCAGGCATTTGTTCATGAAAG GCCTGCCTTGCTTTTGGTATCTGGTTTGGGATCTTTGGCTGTAGTAGTGGCACTGACCCTCTACAGACACCAGCATCCTGTTAATTTATACCTGCTTTTTGGATTT ACCCTGCTGGAAGCACTGACAGTTGCTATTGCAG TGAGTTTCTATGATGTCTCCATCGTCTTGCAAGCCTTTATTCTTactgctgctgtatttcttGGCCTGACTGCGTATACCTTGCAGTCAAAGAGAGACTTCAGCAGATTCGGAGCAGG cctcttCACTTGTTTGTGGATTTTAATCTTGTCGGGTTTCTTGAGG CTGTTTTTCTATAGTGAGACAATAGAGGtggtgtttgctgctgctggagctcttCTATTCTGTGgatttattatttatgacaCTCATTTGCTGATGCACAAATTATCCCCTGAAGAGTACATACTGGCTGCGATCAATCTCTACTTGGACATCATCAATCTGTTCCTGCACCTACTACGCTTCCTGGAggcatttaataaaaaatag
- the LLPH gene encoding protein LLP homolog, whose translation MAKSLRSKWRRKMRAEKRKKNAPKELERLKKILGTNADAVMEEVKEVATVLPAPAVLAQPGGDSKMEVDNKRNKKTLLDQHGQYPIWMNSRQRKKLKAQRVKGKKKAKLAKGLAW comes from the exons ATGGCCAAGAGCCTGAGGAGCaaatggaggaggaagatgcGGGcggagaagaggaagaagaacgCGCCCAAGGAGCTGGAGAGGCTGAAGAAGATCTTGGGAACCAACGCTGATGCCGTCATGGAGGAGGTGAAGGAGGTGGCGACTGTGCTGCCGGCCCCGGCGGTCCTGGCGCAGCCGGGAG gtgaCAGCAAAATGGAAGTAGATAATAAACGGAACAAAAAAACTCTTCTGGACCAGCATGGACAGTACCCAATATGGATGAATTCCAGGCAGAGAAAAAAGCTTAAGGCACAGCgtgtgaaggggaaaaaaaaggcaaaattggCCAAAGGCTTAGCCTGGTAA